The proteins below come from a single Drosophila teissieri strain GT53w chromosome 3L, Prin_Dtei_1.1, whole genome shotgun sequence genomic window:
- the LOC122616903 gene encoding uncharacterized protein LOC122616903 isoform X2, with product MLLVTAEPCALEVLRGAFARSVLKPPATYVISSVGDIDDCIVTPTVQGQFTPLPEALCDVIMDLTAEGQSATIEHVRGKLGARFPHMTTPATEVIYDSLAQLMQEQKIYQTSKGYFIYTPERRRSRSRPRSNHHQLNGSLAYGHLAEEEQQHGDDVVPQEARTMLMSNSEALHSLYGEISTERDGDLTHQCIQTNLADVICGGNPNDKIIYPRAAKRRSASFPTPRSLERRHSLRLFGSSKRLQRCASTRSLSKTYAQTLNTTDSSSSEYQSTDSSSPKKGSLLSRLFRRSGRAKQRQIETYSAQFPPAEWFNTRAVHLHSVGTQTAEHDMPVAHTLSNSTFYDGSELSQRSSTLPRRHRRHMSSESTFLISSRDCSPIRRRSPVYCSSSLPRSTQSIPTTTAKTNHSSRLSHGHGGSVTPTPPKTAQKSVIGKHIFESSPSRSATLKATAAKRHTDGLIINSCLDNKATYRSLQSSGPSSLESCKTTSMLASGPSSIDSGKVSFSQKTSGHSSLDSQCSTNTAVIAPPSSSNNGSSRSILLLNGSPRGTPRHQAMRARVAEAQAQRQRASTPSRIMEEIYPASGSNGVTTSNSNNSITLQVTTSNGNQSIPSTKIFVQNSPVRSVITLENGKMLENSNVFIINNETMTNEKGEIIKKTLSKQTSAAPVATSTPVKPETVSEQPLSETEANSETCDSISFISECSPESTCAVEPETPVYDGGKYAKNTNNDATMNNSRKLCLQLTNGIAYKNNVLKNESQPNSPSADAPHKLAALAKQDFEIAGSVGNLHFYEKSSKDVGASQSNNMMMNSSTDLKNLCYESVCQLQKCSMNGDELALAHLLHKSSNPLGSEPNLALKDLANDKSIDKEAIDRRLSLTKESLEQGMGSVLANGGEELYNFPSLTDLSFNFTSLAARKILQGVSLNSIDTLVELNMAAAAAAAAVANNSQEKQQNNQPATAGPTASVCTDFGMV from the exons GTGACATTGACGATTGCATTGTGACGCCAACAGTTCAGGGACAGTTCACGCCGCTTCCAGAGGCACTCTGCGATGTGATCATGGACCTTACCGCCGAGGGCCAGTCGGCGACCATTGAGCATGTGCGCGGCAAACTGGGCGCCCGATTCCCACACATGACCACGCCGGCCACCGAGGTCATTTACGACTCCCTCGCCCAGCTGATGCAGGAGCAGAAGATCTACCAGACCTCCAAGGGATACTTCATCTACACACCAGA ACGCCGGCGAAGTCGATCGAGACCGCGCAGCAATCACCACCAGTTGAATGGCAGCCTAGCCTATGGTCAcctggcggaggaggagcagcagcacggTGATGATGTGGTTCCCCAGGAGGCACGCACAATGCTGATGTCCAATTCCGAGGCCTTGCACTCTCTCTACGGAGAAATCTCAACGGAGCGGGACGGCGACCTCACCCACCAGTGCATCCAAACGAATCTGGCGGATGTGATCTGTGGCG GCAATCCCAATGACAAGATCATCTATCCAAGGGCGGCCAAGCGACGCAGTGCATCGTTTCCGACCCCGCGCAGCTTGGAACGCCGGCACAGTTTGCGGCTCTTTGGCTCTTCGAAGCGCCTGCAACGCTGCGCCTCCACGCGAAGTCTGTCCAAGACCTACGCCCAAACGCTCAACACCACGGACAGCAGCAGCTCGGAATACCAAAGCACAGATTCGTCATCACCCA AAAAAGGATCTTTGCTCTCACGACTTTTCCGACGCAGCGGTCGAGCTAAACAGCGGCAGATAGAGACCTATTCGGCCCAATTCCCTCCTGCCGAGTGGTTCAACACCAGAGCCGTTCACCTCCACAGCGTCGGCACCCAAACGGCCGAGCAC GACATGCCCGTTGCTCACACGCTGTCCAACTCGACGTTCTACGACGGCTCAGAGCTGAGCCAGCGCTCCTCGACGTTGCCCCGTCGCCATCGACGCCACATGTCCAGCGAGTCGACGTTTCTGATTTCCTCCAGGGATTGCTCGCCCATCCGCCGCCGATCGCCGGTGTACTGCAGCAGTTCGCTACCTCGTTCCACGCAGTCGATTCCGACCACCACGGCCAAGACAAATCATTCGTCGCGCTTGAGTCATGGTCACGGAGGATCTGTGACACCAACGCCGCCAAAGACGGCACAGAAGTCGGTGATTGGGAAACACATTTTCGAGAGCTCGCCATCACGATCCGCCACGCTGAAAGCGACGGCGGCCAAGCGCCACACGGACGGACTGATCATCAACAGCTGCCTGGACAACAAGGCCACATACCGGAGCCTGCAAAGCAGTGGTCCCTCGAGCCTCGAGTCCTGCAAGACGACCTCGATGCTCGCCAGCGGTCCATCGAGTATTGACAGCGGCAAGGTGTCCTTTAGCCAAAAGACCAGCGGCCACTCTAGTCTGGACTCGCAATGCTCCACCAATACGGCGGTGATAGCACCACCATCGAGCAGTAACAATGGGAGTTCTCGTTCGATTCTTCTACTAAACGGTTCTCCACGGGGGACACCACGTCATCAGGCCATGAGGGCACGAGTGGCCGAGGCACAGGCGCAAAGACAAAGAGCCAGTACGCCTAGTCGCATCATGGAGGAAATTTATCCGGCGAGTGGAAGCAACGGTGTTACCACCTCCAACAGCAATAACTCCATTACACTACAGGTTACCACCTCGAATGGCAATCAAAGCATACCCAGCACCAAGATCTTTGTCCAAAACTCACCGGTAAGGAGTGTTATTACCCTGGAGAACGGCAAGATGCTGGAGAACTCCAATGTGTTTATCATCAACAATGAGACGATGACGAACGAGAAGGGAGAGATCATCAAGAAAACCCTGTCCAAGCAGACTTCCGCTGCTCCAGTGGCTACATCTACGCCTGTTAAGCCGGAAACTGTTTCCGAGCAGCCACTTAGTGAAACGGAGGCCAATTCGGAAACCTGCGACTCCATATCCTTCATCAGTGAGTGTTCCCCGGAGAGCACGTGTGCTGTTGAACCGGAGACCCCTGTTTATGATGGAGGAAAGTACGCCAAGAACACCAATAACGATGCCACCATGAACAACAGTCGAAAACTGTGCCTCCAGCTGACCAATGGCATTGCATACAAGAACAACGTGCTGAAGAATGAATCCCAACCTAATTCGCCTAGTGCGGATGCTCCTCATAAACTGGCAGCACTAGCCAAGCAGGATTTTGAGATTGCCGGCTCGGTGGGCAACCTGCATTTTTACGAGAAGAGTTCAAAGGATGTGGGTGCCTCGCAGAGCAACAACATGATGATGAACAGTAGTACCGACCTCAAGAATCTGTGCTATGAGTCCGTATGTCAGCTGCAAAAGTGCTCTATGAATGGCGATGAACTGGCGCTGGCCCACTTGCTACACAAATCAAGCAATCCACTGGGTAGTGAGCCCAACTTGGCTCTAAAAGATCTGGCGAATGATAAGTCTATTGATAAGGAGGCCATCGATAGACGACTCAGCTTGACCAAGGAATCTTTGGAGCAAGGAATGGGCAGCGTACTGGCCAACGGCGGCGAAGAGCTTTATAACTTTCCCAGTCTGACCGACTTGTCCTTCAACTTTACGTCCTTGGCAGCGAGAAAGATCCTTCAGGGTGTGAGCCTCAACAGCATCGACACCCTGGTGGAACTCAAcatggcagcagcggcggcggcggcagcggtggCAAATAATTCgcaggagaagcagcagaacaACCAGCCAGCGACGGCAGGACCAACTGCATCCGTTTGCACCGACTTCGGAATGGTCTAG